In one Cyclopterus lumpus isolate fCycLum1 chromosome 22, fCycLum1.pri, whole genome shotgun sequence genomic region, the following are encoded:
- the bag5 gene encoding BAG family molecular chaperone regulator 5 isoform X3, protein MDHGVPQQQQHHHPTEQQQQPYHPQHPAMMRLYEVHKEVTSLGPQVCNFSGLQDDRDYKRLERELTRLLLDVDQVDTEGKPELQGARKRAAQEVEGLLRYLEENATHPSRGAIEELSDEARQLVDDRVVAPQRSGGTAEINDELVEALQVIVLKLTQVKTEGRVPLRKARYRALTRLCAVQAVVEGRTPQQTLSLPLPGDTHEAVHRINQVMVKVSVARGHLVALLMGLSGRDSCAHLSRLLTEMQAELDALDVSGNAAIRNYRKQVVEEINGLLKHLDLEGEGEDTRRYDLAQNNSIREIEAVRAHVSHLREGVLRHCVTGDLSFRPKAELQSLLTHLDQVDTAKNPCIREARRRAVVEVQAIITFLDLREALTRRQPGPAELPAHRAVWLVLGSLSDLQAQALAFDGKRVDKSYILLEELLTKQLLTLDAVDPQGDDTTKMARKQAVKFAQNILNYLDMKTDEWEY, encoded by the exons ATGGACCATGGCgtcccacagcagcagcagcatcaccacccaacggagcagcagcagcagccgtaCCACCCGCAGCACCCCGCCATGATGCGGCTGTACGAGGTCCACAAGGAGGTGACGTCTCTGGGGCCCCAGGTGTGCAACTTCAGCGGCCTGCAGGACGACCGCGACTACAAGCGCCTGGAGCGCGAGCTGACACGGCTGCTGCTGGACGTGGACCAGGTGGACACGGAGGGCAAGCCGGAGCTGCAGGGGGCGCGCAAGAGAGCGGCGCAGGAGGTGGAGGGCCTCCTGCGCTACCTGGAGGAGAACGCCACCCACCCGTCCCGCGGCGCCATCGAGGAGCTGAGCGACGAGGCGCGGCAGCTGGTGGACGACCGCGTGGTGGCGCCCCAGCGGTCCGGCGGCACGGCCGAGATAAACGACGAGCTGGTGGAGGCCCTGCAGGTGATCGTGCTGAAGCTCACCCAGGTCAAGACCGAGGGGCGGGTGCCGCTCCGCAAGGCGCGCTACCGGGCGCTCACGCGGCTGTGCGCCGTGCAGGCCGTGGTCGAGGGCCGCACGCCGCAGCAGACTCTCTCCCTGCCGCTGCCGGGCGACACCCACGAGGCCGTGCACCGCATCAACCAGGTGATGGTTAAGGTGAGCGTGGCGCGCGGCCACCTGGTGGCGCTGCTGATGGGTCTGAGCGGCAGGGACAGCTGCGCCCACCTGTCGCGCCTCCTGACGGAGATGCAGGCGGAGCTGGACGCCCTGGACGTTTCCGGCAACGCGGCGATCAGAAACTACAGGAAGCAGGTCGTGGAGGAGATCAACGGGCTGCTGAAACATCTGGACCTGGAGGGGGAGGGCGAGGACACGCGCAG GTACGACCTGGCCCAGAACAACTCCATCCGAGAGATCGAGGCGGTGCGAGCTCACGTGTCCCACCTGCGAGAGGGCGTCCTGCGGCACTGCGTGACGGGCGACCTGAGCTTCAGGCCCAAAGCCGAGCTGCAGAGCCTCCTGACTCACCTGGACCAGGTGGACACGGCCAAGAACCCGTGCATCCGAGAGGCCCGGCGCCGCGCCGTGGTGGAGGTCCAGGCCATCATCACCTTCCTGGACCTCCGCGAGGCCCTGACGCGCCGCCAGCCGGGCCCCGCCGAGCTCCCGGCGCACCGGGCCGTGTGGCTGGTCCTCGGGAGCCTCTCGGACCTCCAGGCCCAGGCGCTGGCCTTCGACGGCAAGCGGGTCGACAAGAGCTACatcctgctggaggagctgctcaCCAAACAGCTGCTGACGCTGGACGCCGTGGACCCGCAGGGCGACGACACCACCAAGATGGCGCGGAAGCAGGCGGTGAAGTTCGCCCAGAACATTCTCAACTACCTGGACATGAAGACGGACGAGTGGGAGTACTGA
- the bag5 gene encoding BAG family molecular chaperone regulator 5 isoform X2 produces the protein MAVRWLCSLFGKPFDGGKRMDHGVPQQQQHHHPTEQQQQPYHPQHPAMMRLYEVHKEVTSLGPQVCNFSGLQDDRDYKRLERELTRLLLDVDQVDTEGKPELQGARKRAAQEVEGLLRYLEENATHPSRGAIEELSDEARQLVDDRVVAPQRSGGTAEINDELVEALQVIVLKLTQVKTEGRVPLRKARYRALTRLCAVQAVVEGRTPQQTLSLPLPGDTHEAVHRINQVMVKVSVARGHLVALLMGLSGRDSCAHLSRLLTEMQAELDALDVSGNAAIRNYRKQVVEEINGLLKHLDLEGEGEDTRRYDLAQNNSIREIEAVRAHVSHLREGVLRHCVTGDLSFRPKAELQSLLTHLDQVDTAKNPCIREARRRAVVEVQAIITFLDLREALTRRQPGPAELPAHRAVWLVLGSLSDLQAQALAFDGKRVDKSYILLEELLTKQLLTLDAVDPQGDDTTKMARKQAVKFAQNILNYLDMKTDEWEY, from the exons CCTGTTTGGGAAGCCCTTTGATGGTGGGAAGAGGATGGACCATGGCgtcccacagcagcagcagcatcaccacccaacggagcagcagcagcagccgtaCCACCCGCAGCACCCCGCCATGATGCGGCTGTACGAGGTCCACAAGGAGGTGACGTCTCTGGGGCCCCAGGTGTGCAACTTCAGCGGCCTGCAGGACGACCGCGACTACAAGCGCCTGGAGCGCGAGCTGACACGGCTGCTGCTGGACGTGGACCAGGTGGACACGGAGGGCAAGCCGGAGCTGCAGGGGGCGCGCAAGAGAGCGGCGCAGGAGGTGGAGGGCCTCCTGCGCTACCTGGAGGAGAACGCCACCCACCCGTCCCGCGGCGCCATCGAGGAGCTGAGCGACGAGGCGCGGCAGCTGGTGGACGACCGCGTGGTGGCGCCCCAGCGGTCCGGCGGCACGGCCGAGATAAACGACGAGCTGGTGGAGGCCCTGCAGGTGATCGTGCTGAAGCTCACCCAGGTCAAGACCGAGGGGCGGGTGCCGCTCCGCAAGGCGCGCTACCGGGCGCTCACGCGGCTGTGCGCCGTGCAGGCCGTGGTCGAGGGCCGCACGCCGCAGCAGACTCTCTCCCTGCCGCTGCCGGGCGACACCCACGAGGCCGTGCACCGCATCAACCAGGTGATGGTTAAGGTGAGCGTGGCGCGCGGCCACCTGGTGGCGCTGCTGATGGGTCTGAGCGGCAGGGACAGCTGCGCCCACCTGTCGCGCCTCCTGACGGAGATGCAGGCGGAGCTGGACGCCCTGGACGTTTCCGGCAACGCGGCGATCAGAAACTACAGGAAGCAGGTCGTGGAGGAGATCAACGGGCTGCTGAAACATCTGGACCTGGAGGGGGAGGGCGAGGACACGCGCAG GTACGACCTGGCCCAGAACAACTCCATCCGAGAGATCGAGGCGGTGCGAGCTCACGTGTCCCACCTGCGAGAGGGCGTCCTGCGGCACTGCGTGACGGGCGACCTGAGCTTCAGGCCCAAAGCCGAGCTGCAGAGCCTCCTGACTCACCTGGACCAGGTGGACACGGCCAAGAACCCGTGCATCCGAGAGGCCCGGCGCCGCGCCGTGGTGGAGGTCCAGGCCATCATCACCTTCCTGGACCTCCGCGAGGCCCTGACGCGCCGCCAGCCGGGCCCCGCCGAGCTCCCGGCGCACCGGGCCGTGTGGCTGGTCCTCGGGAGCCTCTCGGACCTCCAGGCCCAGGCGCTGGCCTTCGACGGCAAGCGGGTCGACAAGAGCTACatcctgctggaggagctgctcaCCAAACAGCTGCTGACGCTGGACGCCGTGGACCCGCAGGGCGACGACACCACCAAGATGGCGCGGAAGCAGGCGGTGAAGTTCGCCCAGAACATTCTCAACTACCTGGACATGAAGACGGACGAGTGGGAGTACTGA
- the bag5 gene encoding BAG family molecular chaperone regulator 5 isoform X1 → MCANVFGVLKSLFGKPFDGGKRMDHGVPQQQQHHHPTEQQQQPYHPQHPAMMRLYEVHKEVTSLGPQVCNFSGLQDDRDYKRLERELTRLLLDVDQVDTEGKPELQGARKRAAQEVEGLLRYLEENATHPSRGAIEELSDEARQLVDDRVVAPQRSGGTAEINDELVEALQVIVLKLTQVKTEGRVPLRKARYRALTRLCAVQAVVEGRTPQQTLSLPLPGDTHEAVHRINQVMVKVSVARGHLVALLMGLSGRDSCAHLSRLLTEMQAELDALDVSGNAAIRNYRKQVVEEINGLLKHLDLEGEGEDTRRYDLAQNNSIREIEAVRAHVSHLREGVLRHCVTGDLSFRPKAELQSLLTHLDQVDTAKNPCIREARRRAVVEVQAIITFLDLREALTRRQPGPAELPAHRAVWLVLGSLSDLQAQALAFDGKRVDKSYILLEELLTKQLLTLDAVDPQGDDTTKMARKQAVKFAQNILNYLDMKTDEWEY, encoded by the exons CCTGTTTGGGAAGCCCTTTGATGGTGGGAAGAGGATGGACCATGGCgtcccacagcagcagcagcatcaccacccaacggagcagcagcagcagccgtaCCACCCGCAGCACCCCGCCATGATGCGGCTGTACGAGGTCCACAAGGAGGTGACGTCTCTGGGGCCCCAGGTGTGCAACTTCAGCGGCCTGCAGGACGACCGCGACTACAAGCGCCTGGAGCGCGAGCTGACACGGCTGCTGCTGGACGTGGACCAGGTGGACACGGAGGGCAAGCCGGAGCTGCAGGGGGCGCGCAAGAGAGCGGCGCAGGAGGTGGAGGGCCTCCTGCGCTACCTGGAGGAGAACGCCACCCACCCGTCCCGCGGCGCCATCGAGGAGCTGAGCGACGAGGCGCGGCAGCTGGTGGACGACCGCGTGGTGGCGCCCCAGCGGTCCGGCGGCACGGCCGAGATAAACGACGAGCTGGTGGAGGCCCTGCAGGTGATCGTGCTGAAGCTCACCCAGGTCAAGACCGAGGGGCGGGTGCCGCTCCGCAAGGCGCGCTACCGGGCGCTCACGCGGCTGTGCGCCGTGCAGGCCGTGGTCGAGGGCCGCACGCCGCAGCAGACTCTCTCCCTGCCGCTGCCGGGCGACACCCACGAGGCCGTGCACCGCATCAACCAGGTGATGGTTAAGGTGAGCGTGGCGCGCGGCCACCTGGTGGCGCTGCTGATGGGTCTGAGCGGCAGGGACAGCTGCGCCCACCTGTCGCGCCTCCTGACGGAGATGCAGGCGGAGCTGGACGCCCTGGACGTTTCCGGCAACGCGGCGATCAGAAACTACAGGAAGCAGGTCGTGGAGGAGATCAACGGGCTGCTGAAACATCTGGACCTGGAGGGGGAGGGCGAGGACACGCGCAG GTACGACCTGGCCCAGAACAACTCCATCCGAGAGATCGAGGCGGTGCGAGCTCACGTGTCCCACCTGCGAGAGGGCGTCCTGCGGCACTGCGTGACGGGCGACCTGAGCTTCAGGCCCAAAGCCGAGCTGCAGAGCCTCCTGACTCACCTGGACCAGGTGGACACGGCCAAGAACCCGTGCATCCGAGAGGCCCGGCGCCGCGCCGTGGTGGAGGTCCAGGCCATCATCACCTTCCTGGACCTCCGCGAGGCCCTGACGCGCCGCCAGCCGGGCCCCGCCGAGCTCCCGGCGCACCGGGCCGTGTGGCTGGTCCTCGGGAGCCTCTCGGACCTCCAGGCCCAGGCGCTGGCCTTCGACGGCAAGCGGGTCGACAAGAGCTACatcctgctggaggagctgctcaCCAAACAGCTGCTGACGCTGGACGCCGTGGACCCGCAGGGCGACGACACCACCAAGATGGCGCGGAAGCAGGCGGTGAAGTTCGCCCAGAACATTCTCAACTACCTGGACATGAAGACGGACGAGTGGGAGTACTGA